A window of Patagioenas fasciata isolate bPatFas1 chromosome 5, bPatFas1.hap1, whole genome shotgun sequence contains these coding sequences:
- the RHOD gene encoding rho-related GTP-binding protein RhoD: protein MQREQRGASPGAPVAEIKAVVVGDGGCGKTSLLVAFARGDFPKVYVPTVFEKYTASLQVGGKHVKIHLWDTAGQEDYDRLRPLSYSETNVVLICFDVTSPNTFDNILTKWYPEVNHFCRGVPVLLVGCKTDLRRDQEVLQKLREGHLEPISYQQAKAMARQVHAVSYLECSARYQENVGDIFAVACSAALGAARRSQRRKRPRRGCVLS, encoded by the exons ATGCAGCGGGAGCAGAGGGGGGCGAGCCCGGGAGCCCCCGTGGCGGAGATCAAGGCTGTCGTGGTGGGGGACGGGGGCTGCGGGAAGACGTCGCTGCTGGTGGCCTTTGCCAGAGGGGACTTCCCCAAG GTGTACGTCCCCACCGTGTTTGAGAAGTACACGGCATCCCTCCAGGTTGGCGGCAAACATGTGAAGATCCACCTCTGGGACACGGcag GACAGGAAGACTACGACAGGCTTCGCCCGCTGTCCTACTCGGAGACCAACGTTGTCCTCATCTGCTTCGATGTCACCAGCCCCAACACCTTTGACAACATCCTAACGAAG TGGTACCCGGAGGTGAACCACTTCTGCAGGGGTGTCCCGGTGCTGCTGGTGGGCTGCAAGACCGACCTGCGGCGGGACCAGGAGGTGCTGCAGAAGCTGCGGGAGGGACACCTGGAGCCCATCTCCTACCAGCAGGCAA AGGCCATGGCCCGGCAGGTCCACGCCGTGTCCTACTTGGAGTGCTCGGCCAGGTATCAGGAGAACGTCGGGGACATCTTTGCAGTGGCCTGCAGCGCCGCCCTCGGTGCCGCCCGCCGGAGCCAGCGCAGGAAGCGACCCAGGAGGGGCTGCGTGCTCAGCTGA